Proteins found in one Bacteroidales bacterium genomic segment:
- a CDS encoding type II toxin-antitoxin system RelE/ParE family toxin: MGGYKSVGDGIRELRVNFAKGYRVYFKEKDEKIVILLIGGEKSSQQKDIEKAKEIWKKSKK, from the coding sequence TTGGGAGGTTACAAATCTGTAGGTGATGGAATTAGAGAGTTACGAGTGAATTTTGCAAAAGGATACAGAGTTTATTTCAAGGAAAAAGATGAAAAAATAGTTATTCTACTAATTGGAGGAGAGAAGTCATCTCAACAAAAGGACATTGAAAAAGCAAAAGAAATCTGGAAAAAATCAAAAAAATAG
- a CDS encoding putative addiction module antidote protein: MGTSKFDIADYLDSKEMIAEYLNTVLEEGDNSDVIIAIGHIAKAIGMTKISEETGLSRPSLYKALSDGAKPQFATIMKVLKAIGGQIQVNPISA; encoded by the coding sequence ATGGGAACTTCAAAATTTGACATAGCGGATTATTTGGACAGCAAGGAAATGATTGCGGAATATCTCAACACTGTTTTGGAAGAAGGAGATAACTCAGATGTAATTATTGCAATTGGACATATTGCAAAAGCGATAGGAATGACCAAAATATCGGAGGAAACTGGATTAAGCAGACCCAGTTTATACAAAGCATTATCGGATGGCGCAAAGCCTCAATTTGCAACAATAATGAAAGTTTTAAAAGCAATTGGAGGACAGATTCAAGTGAATCCAATATCCGCTTGA